From Desulfovibrio inopinatus DSM 10711, the proteins below share one genomic window:
- a CDS encoding methyl-accepting chemotaxis protein encodes MFKIRSIKQKFAFMSGVCLIVSAFCLIIYGLISTSNTNRLVLNNVSKILKENAFQNLESLASSQAGVVQSALQDNLDSARVIAKVFETLKLKTSVDANELRDIFNEILLGVLENNPTYLGAYSAWEPNALDNRDAEFAGDSAGGYDATGRFIPYWNRDKSGKIARQPLVGYEDQDTYANGVRKGGWYLAPKESGKESVLDPFPYIVQGKQDWLTTLSVPIKKNGQFLGIAGTDLRLDFLQELATEVNNNLYEGKGDVVILSYEGLVVANSDNPQSIGKSVSTLFSNFHEVIDKVQRGVQWVGISDTSGNIVAYAPIQLGRTDKPWCMLLRVPADIVLAKANTLQSTLNERADESISWQIGVGSAITLIGIIFIWFFTGTISRPIQKSAAYARNVANGDFNQHLDVNQADEIGVLSDALRTMVENLKGKIAEAEAKGEEARRETAKAKEAMTEAEKAKARAEQAKAEGMLHAATQLEDVVEIITSASEELSSQIEQASHGAEEQAHRASETATSMEEMNATVFEVAQNSSHAANTADQAAQKAEEGAKVVRLAVGRIADVQRQSLEMKSDMGLLGQQAEDIGHIMNVISDIADQTNLLALNAAIEAARAGEAGRGFAVVADEVRKLAEKTMSATKDVGDAIQKIQDGTKKNIENVERSGKTTEEATDLANQSGDALLEIVSLVESTSDQVRSIATASEEQSSASEEIHRNVEDVNRISSETSHAMQQSAQAVSELANQAQVLKTLIQEMTAESNATQAIASGPRMLS; translated from the coding sequence ATGTTCAAAATTCGTTCTATTAAACAGAAATTTGCCTTCATGTCTGGGGTCTGTCTTATTGTGTCCGCTTTCTGTCTCATTATTTATGGACTTATATCAACGTCCAATACGAACAGACTTGTTTTGAACAATGTAAGCAAAATCTTAAAAGAAAATGCCTTTCAAAATCTCGAATCGTTGGCATCAAGTCAGGCTGGAGTTGTTCAAAGCGCTTTGCAGGACAATCTTGATTCGGCACGGGTCATTGCCAAAGTTTTTGAAACATTAAAGCTCAAAACGTCTGTTGATGCCAACGAACTCCGGGATATTTTCAACGAAATCCTACTTGGTGTACTTGAAAATAATCCGACATATCTCGGCGCGTATTCTGCCTGGGAACCGAACGCGTTGGACAATCGAGATGCTGAGTTTGCTGGAGACAGCGCAGGTGGATATGATGCAACCGGGCGCTTTATTCCCTACTGGAACCGCGATAAATCAGGGAAAATAGCTCGCCAGCCTCTCGTCGGGTATGAAGATCAAGATACGTATGCCAATGGAGTACGTAAGGGTGGCTGGTACTTAGCCCCCAAGGAAAGTGGAAAAGAAAGTGTCCTTGATCCCTTTCCTTATATCGTGCAAGGCAAACAGGATTGGCTGACAACACTTTCTGTACCGATCAAAAAAAACGGTCAATTCTTAGGTATTGCTGGGACAGACCTGAGACTAGATTTTTTACAGGAGTTGGCCACAGAGGTAAACAATAACCTTTATGAAGGCAAAGGCGACGTCGTTATTCTCAGTTATGAAGGGCTCGTTGTTGCCAACAGTGACAATCCTCAAAGTATCGGGAAAAGCGTCTCAACATTGTTTTCCAACTTTCATGAAGTGATAGACAAAGTACAACGCGGGGTCCAGTGGGTAGGCATAAGTGATACATCAGGCAATATAGTGGCTTATGCCCCTATTCAACTCGGTCGTACAGATAAGCCATGGTGTATGTTGCTTCGTGTGCCCGCAGATATTGTTTTAGCGAAAGCGAACACTCTTCAATCCACCTTGAACGAACGTGCTGATGAAAGTATAAGCTGGCAAATTGGAGTAGGTTCCGCGATCACCCTCATCGGCATAATCTTTATATGGTTCTTTACCGGAACCATTTCCCGTCCAATTCAAAAATCAGCGGCCTATGCCCGTAACGTTGCAAATGGAGACTTTAATCAACATCTTGATGTCAACCAGGCGGATGAGATTGGTGTTCTTTCTGATGCCCTGAGAACCATGGTAGAAAATCTCAAAGGAAAAATTGCCGAAGCCGAAGCCAAAGGAGAAGAAGCAAGGCGAGAAACTGCAAAAGCTAAAGAAGCAATGACCGAGGCTGAAAAAGCCAAAGCGCGTGCCGAACAAGCGAAAGCAGAGGGAATGCTCCACGCTGCTACGCAGCTTGAAGATGTGGTGGAAATAATCACATCGGCTTCAGAAGAATTGTCCTCCCAGATAGAACAAGCAAGTCATGGAGCAGAAGAACAGGCACACCGCGCCAGCGAAACTGCGACCTCTATGGAAGAAATGAACGCCACTGTTTTTGAAGTAGCACAAAACTCCTCACACGCCGCCAACACGGCGGATCAGGCCGCACAAAAAGCTGAGGAAGGAGCAAAAGTTGTTCGTCTGGCCGTTGGGAGAATTGCTGACGTCCAACGTCAATCCCTGGAAATGAAAAGCGATATGGGGCTCCTTGGACAGCAAGCCGAGGACATTGGCCACATCATGAATGTCATTTCCGATATTGCCGACCAAACCAATCTTCTTGCTCTGAATGCAGCCATCGAAGCAGCTCGAGCTGGCGAAGCTGGACGTGGATTTGCTGTCGTCGCGGATGAAGTCCGTAAATTGGCGGAAAAAACCATGAGTGCGACAAAGGATGTCGGTGACGCTATCCAAAAGATACAAGACGGCACCAAGAAGAACATTGAAAACGTCGAGCGATCGGGAAAAACAACGGAAGAAGCAACGGATTTAGCAAATCAATCCGGCGATGCATTACTTGAAATCGTTTCTTTGGTTGAATCCACCTCGGACCAAGTCCGATCCATTGCCACAGCTTCCGAAGAACAATCTTCAGCGAGCGAAGAGATTCATCGAAACGTTGAGGACGTCAACCGAATTTCATCAGAGACTTCGCATGCAATGCAGCAATCAGCACAAGCCGTCAGCGAGCTGGCGAACCAAGCACAGGTTTTAAAAACGCTCATCCAAGAGATGACCGCCGAAAGCAATGCAACACAGGCTATTGCCTCCGGTCCGCGCATGCTTTCATAA
- a CDS encoding sigma-54-dependent transcriptional regulator produces MISSQKNKILIVEDDDIDARFFEHVVTSAGFKAKIARTSQDALDAFDTETFDLVLADFKMLDIDGIQLLEIIKRYYPGIEVIIITAHASVETAVEAMRKGAYSYFVKGTPTSKLLVEISSAIKQRSFEHSGKNYTHDIESCRLVTRGATFKNVLHRAEQLAENGGNVLLVGVPGTGRAALARRMHAWSKRHQSPLFEIDCADYDDPFAQLTDELNSHITVGTLLIQNIDQIPPDILQELFIAVEKRFPPTEGDNLNRIVYITSTQSTPYELKQWVGNSLFYRYCALQLMLPTLAERNEDIPVVVEAMRQQLNSELETRVEALDHDLLKHLSQTAFIREFAGLEELLKRLLQSQTEGVLKMALFNRIETSDVVFGSGSPIAQGEPSSLLEARSIAEKKHIELVLGRTQGNRTRAAAALGVSSRQLYTLLKKYGIGQD; encoded by the coding sequence ATGATTTCTTCTCAAAAAAACAAAATACTTATTGTAGAAGATGATGATATAGATGCACGTTTTTTTGAGCATGTCGTCACTTCTGCTGGATTTAAAGCAAAAATTGCTAGAACTTCTCAAGACGCACTGGACGCTTTTGATACTGAAACATTTGATCTTGTTTTGGCAGATTTTAAAATGCTCGACATAGATGGGATTCAATTATTAGAAATCATAAAAAGATATTATCCTGGCATCGAAGTCATAATAATTACGGCTCATGCTTCTGTAGAGACAGCTGTAGAGGCTATGCGGAAAGGTGCGTATTCATATTTTGTTAAAGGAACACCGACGAGTAAACTGCTTGTTGAGATTTCATCCGCAATCAAACAACGATCGTTTGAACATTCCGGAAAAAATTATACTCATGATATCGAGTCATGTAGGCTTGTTACTCGTGGTGCAACATTCAAAAATGTACTGCATAGAGCGGAACAACTAGCGGAAAATGGAGGAAACGTTCTGTTGGTAGGAGTTCCCGGTACGGGGAGGGCTGCGCTTGCCCGCAGGATGCATGCGTGGAGCAAACGTCATCAAAGTCCTTTATTTGAAATCGACTGTGCAGACTATGATGATCCGTTCGCTCAACTGACCGACGAGTTGAATAGTCACATCACCGTGGGAACATTGTTGATTCAAAATATCGATCAAATCCCACCTGATATTCTTCAAGAGCTGTTTATTGCAGTGGAAAAGCGTTTTCCCCCGACGGAGGGAGACAACCTTAATCGAATTGTCTACATCACTTCTACTCAGAGCACCCCATATGAATTGAAACAATGGGTGGGAAACTCCTTGTTCTACCGGTATTGCGCGCTCCAGTTGATGCTGCCGACTTTAGCCGAACGCAACGAGGACATTCCTGTTGTGGTGGAGGCAATGCGGCAGCAGCTCAACAGTGAATTGGAAACTCGTGTTGAAGCTCTTGATCATGATCTTCTCAAGCATCTCTCGCAAACTGCTTTCATCCGTGAGTTCGCTGGATTGGAAGAGCTTTTGAAAAGACTTCTCCAGTCTCAAACAGAGGGAGTGCTGAAAATGGCACTTTTTAACAGGATAGAAACCTCGGATGTTGTTTTTGGCTCCGGATCGCCAATTGCACAAGGTGAACCCTCATCACTGTTGGAAGCTCGCTCTATTGCGGAAAAAAAACATATCGAACTCGTCTTGGGACGCACACAAGGCAACAGGACACGCGCGGCCGCCGCGCTGGGAGTATCCTCCAGACAACTCTACACCCTGTTGAAAAAATACGGCATCGGCCAGGATTGA
- a CDS encoding ATP-binding protein: MSLLDIRTLLLLSGLLWVVSGVTILLLRRMVEIRSATSWWGGACIIAGVGVILIGLQGIAPKIIALPVANGLLFSGGLFLWSGCRVFMNKRPLWGVKWCVFLFPLAAHIWFAYLDDRLVVRIVISMIPQITSLFLCASEFWWRKRRAYTLAGLLFGVMGTFYTCWTITSVFMISADTYLSSGNMSRILLLAGSSFQIFFIGCLTMLLGDRLHEDLAKAKEAAETANRAKSDFLAIMSHEIRTPMNAIMGTAEMLMESPSAQARDLRTIHAASESLSALLNDILDYSKIEAGEMEIEKVSFDLIEVMKRLEEICRLAASTKGLAFSVTVAPQTTRWLVGDSFRLGQILLNLTNNAMKFTPGGEVCVVSRNASDCEAALGETWLEFEVRDTGIGLNPQALDSLFKPFTQEDTSTTRTHGGAGLGLAICKRLVTLMGGTIDLDSKPHQGCTFTVTLPFALATDQNVDWNSVHNPPRQFYGDHEGKRLQLARTVKILLVEDTAINRSILTRMVQSLGAIVEAVENGHEALRNVSNAQYDLILMDLHMPQMSGIEVALSLQESLGSNAPIIVGLSADVTAKSIRKAREAGFVDYLAKPVSREALYACLIRIFPECAQESANNIGHSPGAMTLSGFDLQAALNDCCGDVEFYKIQLNAFRDRVEHFPDELDLVLAANDTEKAAQMLHSLKGTAALLKAIDFVALLEDFETALQFHSPQELRSKIPTLKGRCRKLRTITSRIL, translated from the coding sequence ATGAGCCTTCTCGATATCCGCACTCTTTTGCTCCTTTCCGGCCTGCTGTGGGTTGTGAGCGGAGTCACCATATTGCTCTTGAGAAGGATGGTCGAAATTCGAAGTGCTACCAGCTGGTGGGGTGGCGCGTGCATCATTGCCGGGGTGGGGGTAATTCTTATCGGCCTGCAGGGCATCGCGCCTAAAATTATTGCTCTTCCCGTGGCAAACGGCCTCTTGTTTTCAGGAGGGCTGTTTCTCTGGTCAGGTTGTAGAGTCTTTATGAACAAACGCCCGCTGTGGGGCGTCAAGTGGTGTGTTTTTCTATTTCCCCTGGCTGCTCATATCTGGTTTGCCTACCTTGATGATAGGCTTGTCGTCCGCATTGTTATAAGCATGATCCCGCAAATAACCAGCCTTTTCCTGTGCGCCAGCGAATTCTGGTGGAGGAAACGCCGCGCGTATACTCTTGCCGGCTTGCTCTTCGGGGTGATGGGAACTTTTTATACCTGCTGGACCATCACTTCGGTCTTTATGATCTCCGCTGACACGTATCTTTCATCTGGAAATATGAGCAGGATCCTGTTGCTTGCGGGATCGAGTTTTCAGATTTTCTTCATTGGGTGTCTCACCATGCTCCTTGGCGACAGGCTCCACGAAGACCTTGCCAAAGCGAAAGAAGCTGCAGAAACGGCCAATCGCGCAAAAAGCGATTTTCTCGCGATCATGAGCCATGAAATACGTACCCCCATGAACGCCATCATGGGCACTGCGGAAATGCTCATGGAATCGCCTTCAGCACAGGCTCGTGACTTGAGGACCATTCATGCCGCCTCGGAATCGTTGTCGGCCTTGCTCAACGACATCCTTGATTATTCAAAAATCGAAGCAGGGGAGATGGAAATAGAAAAGGTTTCATTCGATTTGATCGAAGTGATGAAAAGATTAGAGGAGATATGCCGTCTCGCTGCGTCGACCAAAGGACTTGCGTTCTCTGTTACCGTAGCACCACAAACGACTCGCTGGCTTGTGGGTGATTCGTTCAGGCTTGGGCAAATTCTTCTGAATCTGACCAACAACGCTATGAAATTCACTCCAGGAGGAGAGGTCTGTGTTGTCTCCAGAAACGCGTCGGATTGTGAAGCCGCACTTGGAGAGACATGGCTCGAATTCGAGGTGCGCGATACAGGTATAGGTCTGAATCCCCAGGCACTGGATAGCCTTTTTAAGCCGTTTACTCAGGAAGACACATCTACGACGCGCACACATGGCGGCGCAGGTTTGGGACTTGCGATTTGTAAACGTCTCGTGACGCTCATGGGAGGGACTATAGACCTGGACAGTAAGCCTCATCAAGGTTGCACCTTTACAGTGACCCTTCCGTTTGCGCTGGCGACAGACCAGAATGTCGATTGGAATTCCGTTCACAATCCACCAAGACAATTTTACGGCGATCATGAAGGAAAGCGGTTACAGCTTGCCCGCACCGTCAAAATTTTACTGGTGGAAGATACTGCAATAAACAGGAGTATTTTGACAAGAATGGTGCAATCCCTTGGGGCGATCGTGGAGGCGGTCGAAAACGGTCACGAGGCACTTCGGAACGTGTCGAATGCACAGTATGATCTCATTCTCATGGACCTGCACATGCCGCAAATGAGCGGCATTGAAGTCGCCCTTTCTCTCCAGGAATCCCTGGGCAGCAATGCGCCCATAATCGTAGGACTTTCGGCAGATGTGACAGCGAAAAGCATACGCAAGGCTCGCGAAGCGGGTTTTGTTGACTATCTGGCTAAACCCGTGAGCAGAGAGGCGCTGTATGCCTGTTTGATCCGAATTTTTCCAGAATGCGCCCAGGAAAGTGCCAACAACATTGGACACTCGCCAGGCGCTATGACCTTATCGGGCTTTGATCTCCAGGCCGCTTTGAACGACTGTTGCGGTGACGTCGAGTTTTACAAAATCCAACTCAACGCGTTTCGAGACCGGGTAGAGCATTTCCCCGACGAACTTGATTTGGTGCTGGCCGCAAACGACACAGAAAAAGCGGCGCAAATGCTCCATTCCCTGAAAGGGACCGCTGCGCTTTTGAAGGCCATAGATTTTGTGGCTCTCCTTGAGGATTTTGAAACCGCATTACAATTCCATTCCCCCCAAGAATTGCGAAGCAAAATTCCGACTCTCAAAGGCCGTTGCCGCAAACTGCGCACGATTACCTCTCGCATTCTGTAG
- a CDS encoding Hint domain-containing protein, with translation MATYSTTEYVALNGSSDNGTTLSWTGTKTVEMNDGIIDVDGDMLLDSSVDYWFLSNYTYCGYYITDGSGNNWGIFTQGASYYIPYDRNELSPVDAGAITLGDETPGSTDLKSSELETVVICFLKGTLIDTKNGPTPVESLAIGDELESCFDEGTTKTIKFIHRLAVDKRTGIANVTRINPNPILLRAGSLGENTPNKDLFVSPDHAFLIHNEILVEANAMVNGKTILSSDTGEPIDYYYHIELEDHALVSAHNTLSESYIDNVSRAMFDTYEEYKKLYPDQPIMNELDYPRAKSWRQIPRHIKQQLEERKNALCPEVVKNVA, from the coding sequence ATGGCTACTTATAGCACGACGGAATACGTAGCGCTTAACGGGTCATCTGATAACGGAACCACTCTGAGCTGGACTGGGACGAAGACTGTGGAGATGAATGATGGTATAATTGACGTTGATGGAGATATGTTACTCGATAGTTCTGTGGACTATTGGTTCTTGAGCAATTATACTTATTGTGGATATTATATAACAGACGGGTCAGGGAATAACTGGGGAATCTTTACTCAGGGCGCCTCCTATTATATTCCTTACGATCGCAATGAGTTGAGCCCTGTCGACGCGGGTGCCATAACACTCGGAGACGAAACCCCCGGCTCTACCGACTTGAAGTCCTCCGAGCTGGAGACGGTCGTTATCTGCTTTCTCAAAGGGACTCTCATTGACACGAAAAATGGACCGACACCCGTCGAATCACTCGCGATTGGTGACGAACTGGAAAGTTGCTTCGATGAAGGTACGACCAAAACGATCAAGTTTATACACCGATTGGCAGTAGATAAGCGCACAGGAATTGCCAACGTCACCCGCATCAATCCCAATCCGATACTCCTGAGAGCAGGGAGTCTCGGTGAAAATACGCCGAATAAAGACCTTTTTGTTTCACCTGACCACGCCTTCCTCATACATAACGAGATACTGGTTGAAGCGAACGCCATGGTGAATGGCAAGACTATCCTCTCCTCTGACACCGGGGAGCCGATTGACTATTACTATCATATAGAATTGGAAGATCATGCACTTGTCAGCGCTCACAATACATTGTCCGAAAGCTACATCGACAATGTTTCGCGCGCCATGTTTGATACTTATGAAGAATACAAAAAACTGTATCCTGACCAGCCTATTATGAATGAACTCGACTACCCCAGAGCAAAATCATGGCGCCAGATACCGCGTCATATTAAACAACAATTGGAAGAACGAAAAAATGCCTTGTGCCCCGAGGTGGTCAAGAACGTCGCATAA
- a CDS encoding caspase family protein — protein MFFSGLSRCGLVALLALCVFSCPAAGGEAAGGVVARSFILSIGVCVPYFAPPAPACCSHGPDELIPVLSRALGTAPEDLRRLTNQQAHYDAVINDLVWLAESSRPDDIVIIYYFGHGLLLPNDDGSERDGQDEVLSLWSAQEPFCVLEAVLTKKWLLDDELGRLLDAIPATRKLLIADTCHGGAAQRLAISDEQIMAYDAKTAALMAAAQPNQNAFLSPQTCVGLFTHALTEAIRNGAPNMEAAFTSARRTVMRERPKQPNALKVARRNGQTPTLTDPEGLSRMILLAPPGTPEGATKSAQKN, from the coding sequence ATGTTTTTCTCCGGATTGTCGCGTTGCGGGCTGGTGGCATTGCTTGCGCTTTGTGTTTTTTCTTGTCCTGCGGCTGGCGGTGAAGCTGCAGGGGGCGTTGTGGCGCGTTCCTTCATTCTATCCATTGGCGTCTGCGTTCCATACTTCGCACCACCAGCGCCAGCATGTTGCTCCCATGGACCCGATGAGTTGATTCCCGTTCTCTCCAGGGCCCTGGGCACCGCGCCTGAGGATCTCCGGCGTTTGACGAATCAGCAGGCGCACTACGATGCTGTCATCAACGATTTGGTGTGGCTGGCGGAGTCGAGCCGCCCTGATGACATCGTGATCATCTACTATTTCGGGCATGGTCTGCTGTTGCCGAATGACGATGGAAGTGAGCGTGATGGGCAGGACGAGGTACTTTCCTTGTGGAGCGCACAGGAGCCGTTTTGCGTTTTGGAAGCCGTGCTCACAAAAAAATGGCTCTTGGATGACGAGCTGGGGCGTCTGCTCGACGCGATACCGGCAACGCGTAAACTGCTCATTGCTGATACTTGTCATGGGGGCGCGGCACAACGCCTGGCGATTTCAGATGAGCAAATCATGGCTTATGATGCCAAAACCGCCGCTCTGATGGCCGCAGCCCAACCCAACCAGAACGCCTTCCTCTCACCCCAGACATGTGTTGGATTGTTTACTCACGCGCTGACTGAGGCAATCCGTAATGGTGCCCCGAATATGGAAGCGGCATTCACGAGCGCTCGACGTACCGTGATGCGCGAGCGCCCAAAGCAGCCGAATGCGTTGAAAGTGGCCAGGCGTAACGGGCAGACGCCGACCCTGACCGATCCGGAGGGATTGAGCCGAATGATTCTCCTTGCACCTCCTGGTACACCTGAGGGTGCGACCAAGAGCGCGCAAAAGAACTGA
- a CDS encoding twin-arginine translocation signal domain-containing protein, protein MDRRKFIALAGTGVALAGMGTWVWRKTRTHQSTSLANEMLVRILGVEDINDRDTLDLYTQCLHAGGAVFASSCGIVLNWVEQTFVADTKKTVDWDGFSRQIADVDTDADIPGPVLFALKILQTYAVMIFYSSPEGWALCGSNKPPVQNTQVHTLLRDWRFPSCDLPCHAVKRTFFGPPDPLHW, encoded by the coding sequence ATGGATCGACGAAAATTCATCGCACTGGCCGGAACCGGAGTGGCGCTTGCCGGCATGGGGACTTGGGTATGGCGCAAAACGCGCACCCACCAGTCAACATCGCTCGCGAACGAAATGCTCGTACGAATCTTGGGTGTGGAGGATATCAACGACAGGGATACGCTCGATCTGTACACACAATGCCTTCATGCCGGAGGAGCGGTCTTTGCGTCATCGTGCGGCATCGTCCTCAACTGGGTGGAACAAACATTCGTTGCCGACACAAAGAAAACGGTGGACTGGGATGGATTCAGTCGCCAGATAGCCGATGTTGATACTGATGCAGACATCCCCGGCCCCGTCCTCTTTGCGTTAAAAATTCTTCAGACATATGCGGTTATGATTTTCTATAGCTCGCCTGAAGGATGGGCACTATGCGGCTCCAACAAGCCACCGGTCCAAAATACGCAGGTTCACACCCTGCTCCGAGATTGGCGATTTCCAAGCTGCGACCTTCCCTGCCACGCAGTGAAACGAACGTTTTTCGGCCCACCCGATCCTCTCCACTGGTAA
- a CDS encoding GMC family oxidoreductase: MISLEEETLSRREFDVIVIGAGAGGLIAAWELSARGLQTLLLERGPRFSPGHDYPFGRPGGEFLDPFTPHIPDTVVSENKAYPPGIEELRTTLFETASSRRLHYARACGVGGSTLRYQAEAHRFPPHTFRMHTLFGQAVDWPLTYDDLAPYYARVEDILGVAGEPHPAFPRQGPYPNPAHRLSPSSLRIAKGCRRLGWTLSPNTLAILSRPYRGRLPCVGCKACVQGCLIGDKSSVDVAVLPQALHSEKLELRSGLVALRIALGRNGRVREVHVVDEHTGKQSVLRGKAVVLAAGAVETPRLLLQSACPGHTYGLANSSGLVGCNLMENIHAGVCFYFPEKLDTHKGVPIDGKVFDFLSPSTSMVPGRGCTVSTFGAPDFARTPGTFALRLAPGIGQRHRRFVETRFGSQAMVFATAECLPRTTNQVRLATETDQYGVPKALLDVTLQPDDVIVLKQLLDACMTLVEATGVEHIAGTMSSLDDASGSHLCGTVRMGNDPTSSVVNAFGQSHDVPNLFVLDGSILCTQGCGLSPSLTIQALALRGAEYLADCAIRDELS, encoded by the coding sequence ATGATATCATTGGAGGAAGAGACGTTGTCTCGTCGTGAATTCGACGTTATCGTTATCGGGGCCGGTGCGGGAGGGCTCATCGCCGCGTGGGAACTCTCTGCGCGAGGCCTGCAAACTCTTCTCCTTGAGCGAGGCCCGCGCTTTTCACCCGGTCACGACTATCCATTCGGACGCCCCGGAGGCGAATTCCTCGACCCCTTCACGCCACACATTCCTGACACCGTTGTTTCTGAAAACAAAGCCTACCCTCCTGGGATTGAGGAACTCCGCACCACGTTGTTCGAGACCGCTTCGTCGCGACGTCTACACTATGCTCGGGCCTGCGGTGTAGGCGGATCAACTTTACGTTACCAGGCTGAAGCACACCGCTTTCCTCCGCATACATTTCGTATGCACACCCTGTTCGGCCAGGCAGTGGACTGGCCTCTCACGTACGACGACCTCGCACCCTACTACGCCCGGGTGGAAGATATATTAGGTGTAGCTGGTGAACCCCATCCGGCGTTTCCTCGACAAGGCCCCTATCCAAACCCTGCGCACCGCTTGAGTCCGTCCAGTCTGCGTATAGCCAAGGGATGCCGTAGACTCGGTTGGACCTTGAGCCCGAACACGCTGGCAATCCTCAGCCGCCCCTATCGCGGACGTTTGCCGTGCGTCGGCTGCAAAGCCTGTGTCCAGGGCTGTCTGATTGGGGACAAGTCGAGTGTTGACGTTGCCGTGCTTCCTCAGGCGCTTCACTCTGAAAAGTTGGAGCTGCGTTCTGGGCTGGTGGCACTTCGGATTGCGTTGGGACGCAACGGGCGCGTCCGTGAAGTCCATGTCGTGGATGAACACACCGGAAAGCAGTCGGTGCTTCGCGGCAAGGCAGTGGTGCTTGCTGCTGGCGCGGTGGAGACTCCGCGGCTTCTCCTGCAATCAGCCTGTCCCGGACATACGTACGGCCTCGCCAATAGCTCAGGACTTGTCGGCTGCAACCTCATGGAGAACATCCACGCCGGAGTATGTTTCTATTTCCCTGAAAAACTCGACACTCATAAAGGCGTTCCTATTGACGGGAAGGTCTTCGATTTCCTCTCCCCCTCAACAAGCATGGTGCCGGGACGTGGCTGCACAGTAAGTACCTTCGGTGCTCCGGACTTCGCGCGAACGCCCGGAACGTTTGCCCTGCGCCTTGCCCCTGGCATTGGACAGAGACATCGGCGGTTCGTGGAAACACGTTTCGGTTCCCAAGCTATGGTGTTTGCCACGGCCGAATGTCTTCCCCGAACAACCAACCAAGTCCGTCTTGCGACAGAAACGGACCAATACGGCGTGCCCAAGGCTCTCCTCGATGTGACACTTCAACCGGATGACGTGATCGTACTGAAGCAACTGCTGGACGCATGTATGACGCTGGTCGAGGCAACAGGAGTTGAACACATCGCCGGCACAATGAGTTCACTGGATGATGCTTCGGGATCACACCTGTGCGGGACAGTCCGCATGGGGAACGACCCGACATCCTCGGTCGTCAACGCGTTTGGCCAAAGCCACGATGTGCCGAATCTTTTTGTACTCGATGGTTCCATCCTCTGCACACAAGGTTGTGGGCTTTCGCCGTCATTGACGATTCAGGCTTTAGCCTTGCGCGGTGCCGAGTACCTGGCAGACTGTGCCATTCGGGACGAACTCTCCTGA